The proteins below are encoded in one region of Opisthocomus hoazin isolate bOpiHoa1 chromosome 26, bOpiHoa1.hap1, whole genome shotgun sequence:
- the LOC142364399 gene encoding feather keratin Cos1-1/Cos1-3/Cos2-1: MSCCNPCLPCQPCGPTPLANSCNEPCFRQCQSSTVVIEPSPVVVTLPGPILSSFPQNTVVGSSTSAAVGSILSSQGVPISSGGFDLSCITSRYCGSRCQPC; this comes from the coding sequence atgtcctgctgcaacccgtgcctgccatgccagccctgcggcccaaccccgctggccaacagctgcaatgagccctgtttcaggcagtgccagagctccaccgTCGTCATTGAGCCCTCCcctgtggtggtgaccctgcccggacccatcctcagctccttcccgcagaacaccgttgtgggatcctccacctccgccgctgttggcagcatcctcagctctcagggagtgcccatctcctccggaggctttgacctctcctgcattaccagccgctactgtggcagcagatgtcagCCCTGCTAA